A genomic window from Effusibacillus pohliae DSM 22757 includes:
- a CDS encoding TcpE family conjugal transfer membrane protein translates to WTMAMAYRTYRNLYRIRPSLSSLGQGRYRIRLPRGVQISFDTAILTAVLWLPCSLLVGTLLARWIPVSPFLLGILVAGYAGYQLSKLDPAGKTVVAFLLDFVKFLFRPKVHDGWEPRPNPKGRPEPVLWRVRVALMEDGRVASLPAKGKVSQLELRVPANIKVRKGVVTVQHWGQRVAPGWYEIMEDGRVIPKRLPPKIGRANRG, encoded by the coding sequence TGGACAATGGCGATGGCTTACCGTACGTATCGCAACCTGTATCGGATCCGTCCGTCCCTGTCGAGCTTGGGGCAGGGACGGTACCGTATCCGGTTACCGCGGGGAGTGCAGATCAGCTTTGACACCGCCATCCTGACGGCCGTCTTGTGGCTTCCATGCTCCCTACTCGTGGGGACGCTATTGGCCCGGTGGATTCCGGTCAGTCCGTTTTTGCTCGGCATCCTGGTTGCCGGATATGCGGGGTATCAGTTGAGCAAGCTCGATCCAGCCGGAAAAACCGTGGTGGCCTTTTTGTTGGACTTCGTGAAGTTTCTGTTTCGCCCGAAGGTGCATGATGGCTGGGAACCTCGCCCGAATCCGAAGGGGCGTCCGGAGCCGGTCTTGTGGCGGGTCCGGGTGGCGCTGATGGAAGACGGCCGGGTGGCCAGTCTGCCGGCGAAAGGCAAGGTATCGCAGCTTGAGTTGCGGGTGCCTGCCAATATCAAGGTGCGAAAGGGCGTGGTGACGGTACAGCACTGGGGGCAGCGTGTGGCTCCGGGATGGTACGAGATCATGGAAGATGGGAGGGTCATTCCGAAAAGACTTCCCCCAAAGATTGGGAGAGCAAATCGAGGGTGA